Genomic window (Campylobacter concisus):
TTCGATATCTTTGATATAAGGCAAACTCACGCTCTTACTTAGCTCCCAAAGTACTGGTATAAAGGCAATTAGCGTCATGATCGCCCTTAAAACCTGCACACCAAGGCTTTCCATTATTTTGGCAAAGCGGTAGACGTCTTCTTGGATACGCTGCGAACTGCCTTCGATGTCACTTTTGCAGTTTTGCCAAAATTTTAGATATCTAAACGTCATCGCCTCTCTCCAGCGAAAGACCCAGTGGCTAGCAAAAAACGAGATCACAGTGTAAGTCACGACGTAAGGCATAGCGATTTTTATAAAGTTAAAAATTTCTCGCCAAAACTCACTTACATCATGATCTTTTGAGTTTTGCACGATGTCGTAGAAATTTTTATACCACTCGTTTATACGGACATTTAGGTGCGTTTGATAGACAAGAAGCAAGATGATAAATATCGCTCCGCCATAAGCCCAGAGTGCCCATTTTTTATCTTTAAAAAATGATGAAAACATAAAGTGCCTTTTATAAATTTTGGCGAATTATAGCAAGCAATATTAAGCATTTATATAAAATTTAAATGTGAGCTATATCATTTTTCAAATTTTACGTAAAGGAAAATGATGAAAAAATTAGCATTTTTGGCTCTTGGCTTTTTTGCAACATTTGTATTTGCGGCTGATATGAAGGTCTATAAAAGCCCAACTTGTGGATGTTGTACTAGCTGGGGTGAGGCGATGCAGAAGGCTGGATTTAGCGAAGAGGTCATAAAAGTAGATGATATAGCAAAAGTTAAGAAAGAATTTAACGTGCCGCTAGAGCTTTCAAGCTGCCATACAGCAATCATCGATGGATATATCATAGAAGGTCATGTCCCAGCCGATGAGGTAAAGCGCCTACTAGAGCTTAAGCCAAAAGATGTAGTTGGTATCGCAGTACCTGGCATGCCGATGGAGAGCCAAGGTATGGAGCAAGGCAGTAAAGCTGAGCAATACGATGTTATTTTATTTAAAAAAGATGGCTCACAAGAAATTTTTGCCACTTACATCGGCACAAAAAAACTAAGATAACTTCAAAAATTTTTAAATTTAGCTCATTTTTGGCGAGCTAAATTTAAAAAGAAATTCCCTTACTTACGGCTATGATACAAAGTAAAAATGTTAGCGGAACGTAGATAAATTTGCCTACAAAATACCAGAAATTACCATAAGATTTATTTGCTCCAGAATTTATCTCGTCTAAAATTTCATCTTTTTTAATAATCCAGAACCAAGAAATAGCTCCGATTACCGCGCCGATTGGAATAATATAGATCGACACAAAGTCCATCCAAGGCCCCCAACTGCTAATAGGCTCCATAAATGCTCCTATGCCAAAGCAAACTGCACAAAGTAGCGTGAGTGTCCAAAATCTACTAAGGAGCGGAAATTTATGCATTAGTGACTCGGCGACTACTTCAAACATATTTTGAAGCGAGGTGATGCCACCAAAGATAACAGCTGTAAATAAAATAATGGCAAAAATTTGTCCGCCGATCATATTTTGTAAAATTTTAGGAAGCGTTACAAAAAGTAGTTTTGGACCTTCGGCTGGATCCATAGCATAGGCAAAGACTGCTGGGATCATAACAAGAGCGGCCACAAGAGCTGCGATAGTATCAAAAAAAGCCGTAGTTTTAGCACTTTCAACGATATCTTCATCTTTTGAAAGGTAAGCTCCATAAACTATCATGCCAGATCCTGTGATGGAGAGCGAGAAAAAGGCTTGACCCATCGCAGAAACCCATACCATCGGGTCCGCAAGCTTACTAAAGTCAGGGATAAAAAGGAATTTATACCCATCAAACGCATTTGGTAGCATTGCGACATTTATAGCCAGAATGCTAAACAATACGAAAAATAGTGGCATCATTATTTGATTTGTTTTTTCGATACTTTTTGCCCCAAAAAATAGTGTAAGAAGCGTGCCAACAACGATAATAAAATGATAAGGCAAGACTGAGTAATCTTGAAGTGCAAATGAGTTAAACCAAACGTTCGTATCAACGCTCATAAATGAGCCAGTAAGTGCCTGAGTAAGGGCTTTTAGCACGTAGGCGATGATGACTGCGTAGCCGATGGCTATACAAAGTGAACCAGCAAGTGGAAGCCAACCAATAATACTACCAAATACGCCTAATTTTCTACTTTGCCAAGCATATTTATATGATCCAAGCGTACCAGTTTTTGCACGTCTGCCAATCGCATACTCCGCACTTAGACCAACGTATGAAAAAAGAGCTATGAAAAAAACATAGATGAGTAAAAACGCTGCACCGCCATTTGTGCCAAGTTTATAAGGAAAGCCCCAGACATTTGCCATGCCAACTGCTGATCCAACACAGGCCAATATAAATGCCCAGCGCGATGAAAAATTCTTTTTGCTCATTGTAAAATCCATAAATTTAGTGATGAAAATAATGTTATCAAAATATGATTTAAGAACTTTTTATAAATCTTAAATTTAAGAAATGTTGTTACTTTTGGGCGTGGATAATTTGACCGCTAAA
Coding sequences:
- a CDS encoding putative transporter, which gives rise to MFSSFFKDKKWALWAYGGAIFIILLLVYQTHLNVRINEWYKNFYDIVQNSKDHDVSEFWREIFNFIKIAMPYVVTYTVISFFASHWVFRWREAMTFRYLKFWQNCKSDIEGSSQRIQEDVYRFAKIMESLGVQVLRAIMTLIAFIPVLWELSKSVSLPYIKDIEGSLVYIALIISIGGLIISWFVGIKLPHIEYNNQKAEAAFRKELVYGEDDKSKFCQPNVMLELFTGVKLNYYKLFLHYGYFNLWLISFSQILVIVPYVIMGNGLFSGVITLGVLIQASNAFSQVRESFSVFIDNWTTITELRSVNKRLREFERNINYKA
- a CDS encoding DUF411 domain-containing protein, which produces MKKLAFLALGFFATFVFAADMKVYKSPTCGCCTSWGEAMQKAGFSEEVIKVDDIAKVKKEFNVPLELSSCHTAIIDGYIIEGHVPADEVKRLLELKPKDVVGIAVPGMPMESQGMEQGSKAEQYDVILFKKDGSQEIFATYIGTKKLR
- a CDS encoding sodium-dependent transporter translates to MSKKNFSSRWAFILACVGSAVGMANVWGFPYKLGTNGGAAFLLIYVFFIALFSYVGLSAEYAIGRRAKTGTLGSYKYAWQSRKLGVFGSIIGWLPLAGSLCIAIGYAVIIAYVLKALTQALTGSFMSVDTNVWFNSFALQDYSVLPYHFIIVVGTLLTLFFGAKSIEKTNQIMMPLFFVLFSILAINVAMLPNAFDGYKFLFIPDFSKLADPMVWVSAMGQAFFSLSITGSGMIVYGAYLSKDEDIVESAKTTAFFDTIAALVAALVMIPAVFAYAMDPAEGPKLLFVTLPKILQNMIGGQIFAIILFTAVIFGGITSLQNMFEVVAESLMHKFPLLSRFWTLTLLCAVCFGIGAFMEPISSWGPWMDFVSIYIIPIGAVIGAISWFWIIKKDEILDEINSGANKSYGNFWYFVGKFIYVPLTFLLCIIAVSKGISF